GGAAGAGAAATCCAACCGGTGCAAGACGGAGATATCGCAGCCACCTGATTGAAGGAATATTTACTTGTCTgagtgattttttgtttttgttttttcttttttgggatatCATATCACCCAGCAATTCAAACTCGATGAAGATCAGGCGATCCACAAGTACTTTAAGAACTAcaagtcattcatttttatttaatcttCTTTCTAACACAGATATTCTTCAAATTGAATGCGCAAAGGCATCTTAATTTGTGAATTACATGATCCTAACATCTCTTTCTATCTTACTGTTTTGTTGGTCACTCTAGTATAGATAATACCTCGACGCCGGATACGTACAAAACATAAATGATGCGTTCGTTTTTAGTGAAAAATTCACGATacaaaataacatttcaaatGGAAATCATCTTCAAGGAAGATTATTAGTTTTTACTTGCTTGGTGGTTTAGGTAAAACGATTTCTTCTTGCCCAGAGGAGAGGCCGTTTTTCCTTGATCTAAGCTTTTTGGTTTCGATCCatggaaaaatgtttttcgtagATGATTGTTTTACTCGTCCAAATAACTGTAAGTCGAAAAATCATTTcccgaaaaaataatttccctcCGAACAAACGGACCCTTAAGTCTGCAGTAAGATCTTATGGAATCAAAACTAAAACCTCGCACTTAACCGCGAGTGGTATTTCGACTCTTGGTTGCATTGTCACCTTGGccaattacccaaaaaaaaggaatgtcTTGGTCATCTCGTGTCGCGACCGACcccttttttaagttttaagcAAAACTCCTCTTACCCTTTCCTAGAAAATGCACAAGCATATGATGAATTGAATTAGCGCTTGGTCCGAAGGATTtatttcgattttttaaaaaaaatttgtctccaCTCGTGCTTTCCATGTAAAATCGAAGGTGGGACAAGATGCGTTTAGTTCAACTTTCCCAAGAGGTTTGGACTTTCAGCAATGCTGAAGGCCCCATTAATGAAAATTAGCCAATTACCTATTTTACCCTCAAAACCCtactgaaaattaatttttacccctcttttgaaagtGAAACCCGAGtttctgttcatcttcttcttcatgtggGGCCGGTGAAGGGTTGATGAAGGCGGGCGACGACCGTCTAGGTCGCGCGACCACATTCGGCCTCGATCGATAGCCGTCGAAggattttgactttttttgaaaaaaaattaaaatagaaaaagaaatatacgGCCAAAAgtcctttgtaattttttattttttttgccaaatactACTTAATACaaagttgcatttttttttttttaccaaacaccatttgtattTTTCCAAAGCCATTTAGGTAAATGACATTtgcatttgattatttttaaaataaaaccGAAGGCACCCACAGTGTCTGAAGAGGGAAAATCCGCACAGCTGGTCCAAGCAAAGGAACTTGGCCGGTGGGCCGGGCCAGCAGCCCATTAGATCCATGTATGAACAGGTTACGTTCCCAAGCGGGGCCCATCAAGGAGCCACGCGAGAAAGTCAACGCGCTTGGACAATGCATTAATGGAAGGATAGTCAAACCCAACATCCTAGAATTTTCCCCGTGGCACAACACGAGTCTCTCAAACTTTCTACCAAATCACCAATATCTCAAACGTGTACCGGCGACCCCGAAATTACATTTCGTTAGACTTCAGCTCATAATCGTCATCGAAAATCTGATGTGCCGGCATTTGCGGAGAACGCTAGGTAGACAGATTTGACAGGGCAATGGACACACGCTATCAAGTCAGATTTCTTCCAGTCGTATGGACGGAAAGTACTTTTAGGCTATTGGTACAAGTTCGGGGGCATCGacgagatgaaaaaaaaaaaagtttagattaCCGGCGTTCATAATTTTGGCGAGATTATCGCTAAACAGAAAAAGGGCAGGATACTTTTGGGTAAAGGGGATTCCTATCGCTTTTGGCTCTCCTCTCGTTCCCGTCATGTGCTCTACGTTTTTCTGGCCTTTTGACTTAAGTATCAGTGGTTCCTCCCGACGTAAAATTCGGTGCATGACATTATGAACATAAAAGTGGCTGTGAAGAAGATGATTGGTTAATCGGACATTAAAATTCTAATCTTATCCAATTGACAGGGACATGGAATATTAAGGATGGTGTACTGAAAGAAATGACCCCTTTAAGTTGAATTCGATTTGACACCTTCCgccctcttctctctttccttgtCAAGTAAACATCAAATCTACTTAAAGACTTTAGAGCCACCTTTAATCACAGGATCAGAACCACGAAATGTTAAATAAATCAACGAGAGGAGATTACGATAGCTCGAAACGCGACTCTCGAGTGtgttcataaaattttaatgaCATCTAAAAGTCTCATAAactcaaataaaataaaaaaaagaagatctaTATCGGCGCCGTCCGCACTACGTAGGATGATCGATATCCATCCGGTgatttcggtcaaaattggcagggatagactcaattggtaccaatgcaaaatattttaaaaataaattgacacagttaaaaggtttatgaccgaattaacaacaatgcaatatgtttatgactttttttttttacacgtTTCCCCGAAAGAAAAACATAGTAAAATTAGTTGGCAATGCTGTCGACAATTGAAATCataatagcaaagaagagagcTTTTGAAAATTCTCAACCTTATTCTACCAAGAACCTTCTCGAGAAAAGTTGGCAAGACTTCTAAGATATCTACTAGTGCTTTGACCGGTAAAGACAACAATTCAAAACCATTGAAATTAACCAATCCTCGATGTGGAACATAACATCACTACGTGGACGTCCCAGTGCTCATTTTCGTAAACTTTGTAGGGACAAGAATGCCACCAATGCCATCGGTAACATTACAGAAGAAGCCAAATTTTAGATGGGCTATTTTGAGAATATCACCTCGGCTCACCGTGGTTGGTCCGCGAATCGTGTAGCCGATTGGGTAGTTAAGGCCCGTAGAATAAATTCCCTAACCTCTTTTTGGATAGCCCGACaacccccaccaaaaaaaaaaaaaaccccaacccAATCCCGACAGTACATAAAATGGGTCCGTCATCTTAATATAGATAGAtagatttcgacaaaaaaaaattaatatagatGGTTTTGCTTTGTGTGATATTCATTTGAGTATCTGGAGCACGGAATAGCTCACAAGATATTAATTATGATTCATACTTAATATTCATATCCCATGACCggactccaaattttttttccaaaacgcTATAAATCGAaagatttttccttctttttcaaattttttttttttcgctttacACAATTTCATCTTTCAAAATTCTTTCTAATTTGGCCGTTGAACTTTCAAAACTCCAATCAATTTCGTCCTTTTGTCAAATAAATTGACGGTGTTATAGCTCACCAGAACTTGTGGATCGTATTTACGCGGGCATCCACGtggctctttctctctctcgaaaCACCCCAGGAGGCCAAGACTGTGCCACGTCACAATGGGTCAGGCACCTGCTATGGTCATAAACTCGGTGGTTTGCTTAATCAAGTCGAAAGCCCTATATACACAGCATTAACTTCTTCTGCACTTATTAttaaattaagtttttattcaggaaaataattttttttttcatgataaaccAAATATAGTAATTTCTTATATTACTATTCTTGTTAACATTTATGTCGGGCATCATGGGAGTACCGTGATCCGCCCATACAAGTTGTTCCAACATTTTACTAAGGGAATAACTGTCGAAAGTAGTTACTACTCTTgaacatgataaaaaaaaaaggatcgcGTTTCTTCGGTTGTTCACTTCTCACGTTCCTTCGAGAGAAAAATAGCGAAGAACGACCACGAACTCCTGCTCCTTTCTCAAGTGCGAGATCCAGGACGAGGACTCTCTCGAGGGCTGCATCGGCGACATTTGATCCGTTAAAAATGAGGTGTGGCCATTACGTGATATACTTCTACGATTAGTGATTCAAGTATGTTCTTGGGCACAATTTTTCGAGTAATTCGCTGCGTATGTAATGGGAATGCGCTCTCCTCAATTTATTACCGTCATCTTCGTTAAGAGGAAGGCCAGCATCATGTCTCCGCACAAGCCATCTCCCATCAATCTATGTACATCGCTATTCTTGCATTTATGCTGTGAAATAAAACTTGTTAATagagaaaatgaaatatttattggaTGTATCTATCGTTTCATAAGCAAAAATCGCGAGAATTCAGCCATGTACCTAAATAGTTCTTCAAGCAAAGGTGACTGTAAAAATTCCATTTTCCAAGAATGTCGAGCTTCCTTGAGTGGACCTTATCGAAACAATGCTTTATCCCCGGATGGGCAATCAATTACCGTGCCTTAACGCATCGAAAATTTCAATGAATCTCTCATTTAATTTTCAGTCGGTGATAAGCTAGAGGAAGGCGAGATTGATGTTAAGTCATTGCATTAGGTGTTTTTAATGCTAGACGCCTGTCGGCCAAGCCGTGCTCGAGGAGAAATACAAGATTAGAAAAAGCGTCCGGCTCCTTCATGGATGCTCCACTCGGCATGGGAGATGTAGCTTAATCGGCAGAGCTCCGCCACAACAATTAGGCCGTCGCGATTACGGGGCTGGGTGTCTAATTTTCTCAGTCACGTTGTTTGGAAAAGCACATCCAAATTCCGGAGAGGACGGAGGGGTGTCCTGTTCATAGTTTGGTAGGCGTACGGGGAAAGGAGAGACTCGcggacaaaaaagaaagcatcAACGTCGAAGACCGTGAATGTCGACCGAGGTTGAACGAGACGGTCAACAAAACGGAAGGTCCCCTCCGCGTCCCCAATCGATTCTATATTTGCCAATTTGGTCCAGTCTTCGTTCATCAACGTCAAGATCTCCGATTCCGGCTCGCTCTCCTCGTGCCCCGGCGCGTACATACTCGCGTATCGTGTCGGGCATGTCGGGTGTCGGCCCGAGTAAAACCTTGTAAATTACGGTATCCATGGTTCGACAAGATGTCTTCAGGATActaaaatttgggaattttgctgGCTTCGACTAGACTGCCTGCACGTTTAGTGGAATTAATAATGCCGTGGCAAAACGGAAAATACCGACAAAGACAAGGGGGGGAAAAGACATGGTGGGgacaaagggaaagaaagatgcGGAGGAGGCGGTCGGAATCGAGTTTGAACACGGTAGCGTGTCCAATTCATGTGCCGCCGAAGGTGCTAAGGGGACCACCTTTTAAACCGGGTTTTAGTCAACCACAACACGAACGATCACAGTCAATGATAttttgaaagaatgaaaaaaaaatcatagatcaattttgacctaatttaaataacatttatataaaaaattatatctggaccaaaatgatgtcgttttaaCCTTATGAAAAAAAACCTTATCATGTATGTTTTAATCAAGTCGGCGCCACGTAGgataaacaataataaaaaatcacctcaaaattggaattgacggaatgatttgattataccgGTTTGACggattttaaaacttgattatattctttataatttttaggactcaattgcactttgatgataaaatttaggattttcaatgcacttatccctaaaaaaaaattaattaattaattaaatatcgatgctctccttcttttttatgaCCATCCGTTCGGGTTTCTCATATCGTTTATCACGTTTCGTTACATTAGGATGTTTAATAATAAGATGACCTCGTCCCTCATCGTCGGACGCCCGATGCTACACGACGATGTGGACGGCTTTTACTCGAAATGGTGCTCGACATGGACCGTCATGTTGACGGTTCTCAATGAGAATTGGTTGAAAGGACTGCTTTGGAATTTTCGTGCAGGCTTTCGAGATTACATTGGTGAGATCGGAAAGTTCAGGACTGGCTCGACATCCGCACGGTAGGTTTAAGACGgagttggtaattttctcaaattgttgCGGGGAGAAAAAAGGTAAATCGAATTGAGTTTGGCGGGGTGGTGGGAAACTCGACCGAGTCAACTCAGAGGAGCGTACAAATTTTCTccgtttcctcctccttcccggGTCACGAAAAGGGTCATTTTCAGGTTTAGTGGGAAATGTAGAAACAGAGACACGCACAGACAGCAGAAAAACGCGAGCTGGAGTCCTATGACTCGCGACAGTTTCTTGCGAAAGTTGATgcaaagtaatcattttttttcttcgttttgttTATCTATGTTTATTCTTGCGCGGCGTTTCCAATCTTGATCCTAGAGCGCAACCGCCTACCTACCACAAACGGAGGACCCGGCAACTGTAGAATCGGATAAAGAGAGAGGCGTCGACTCGTCGGGAAGGCGATTGTTCAACTGGGTCGGATTCCGGGGGGGCCGTTCCAGAGACTGCTTCGTCCGAGGTCGGTTGCGGCAGCTGACGAGGTGAATTTTACATCTGTAGCTGTCGCAATTGCCGTTGATGCGCTGAGTTTGTCGCAGTTCATTGATGTGTGGAGTGTCGTAGCTTGTACTGTTCGATTGGTGCCCGTTGTTCGTCAAAATTTTGGCAGCGGATGGATTTTAGTGATGCGGGTTATGGTGGGTTTTGCTTCGAATTGGTCaaagttgttctttttttcccttcgttttGATTTATGTCTAAGTAAttcatattcttttttaattacatTGACTCTTGGTTAACATCATCGTTCAAAATTGGCCGGTTAATCGGGCTGGGTCAAACTGTATTTATTGATCGAAGGAATGTTGAGCAGAGTGTTATGGGAGCATCCGTGTAAGGAGATTGTAGTTTTCGATGTTGAGCAATGCACTTGAAGTATCCTTACCAGTTCGAATTTGATGCTGTAGATGAAAGTGAGCACAAGTAGCAGCGGCAGTTTGTCGCTTTGCAGTTCTACGTGAAGTTGCTCGGCGTGAATGAGATTCTAAAGCCATAGTTAATGCAGTATTTGAATTTCAAACTTCATATGCTGCTCAAACCTTcaggattcatgaaaaaaagttgttgaattcttgtttcttcttcttcttcttctttttttttccagggaTATCCCATCCTTGTTTCTGAAGGTGCAATCGTAGAGTCTGGATATCAGCATCTTTTGATCCAAGTTAAAAAATGAGTTGCAATTGCATTGGCTTTCAGTCAAAGAGGAAAACTTCttcatctgcttcttcttccatACAAGGCATTGAAAGTAAGCTGTTGATTAATAACTGTCACAATTTACAGAAGCTAGTTACTTCTGTTTCAAATCCTAACTCTTTCACATCTTCTTTCTGTTATATTGCGAATGTAGTTATGTTTTGCCCCAACCCCCCGTATAGCGAAAGTCGTATAATACGTGTCGACATGGAGCTTTCAAAAGGGGAAACTTGCTACTATTTTTCCAGGCTTAAATTCAAGAGATTCCCCTTTTGTGCCTGATATTATGTCGTTCTATCTTGAGTTACACCAAGTGATAAAGAGACATAACAAGTTCCATCATCGGAGAAGCATTACACTGGCCAAAGCCTATCTCACCCTTGACCACAAGCTTTCATAGTTGGGCTAGGACAGTAGAACCAGCAATTCCTGATATATGTTAACTCATGCTTGCTGCACCCTTTCACCAAGCCACCACTATACTTCAAATTAGCTTTCCTAGTTGCTCCCCATCCTGGCAATATGAGCCAAAAGTATTAGCATAAGTCTCGTAATGCTTAAGTTGTCCGCCCTTagctttttctttgcttttccttgGAATTAAAATTTGGTGTAACCGGTTGTTTTATCTGTACAGCTCATGCTAGTCTACAGAATGATGAGTTGGAAAAACCATAACAatgttccttttcttccttgcaTTAGATACGAAGATAGTTTTTCTGGGGAATCAGGCCGAGCATTTATCTCGAGAATTAGTATGTCAGATTATGCTTAGGATAATTGCAGGTTTGCGAGAACACTGAGGTACACATATTACGGGCTTTGCGAAGGAGTAGAGGATCAGCTCCACATCCCATTTGGATCGGTTTTATTGCGGATACATATAGTATACATTTTGACTATAGGGTCGGTTTTATAGCTGCATGGCTCATGAGCCATACTGGTAACTTTAGAACTATAAAATTTTTATCAGTGCTTACCCTTTGATGGTGAGAATTAACCGAAGTAAGAGAATTTTTGTCTTCACACTGAAAGCAATGTTTTTGGCTGCAAGTGATGCTAATTATCTGTAATATAGGTGCTGGTATAAGTTTCAGAAAATCAGTTTTAGTTTATTGTGGTTCTGTTAGGGAAAACTTTAAACAAATACCCAACCAAAACCACTGAAATTACCTGTTCCCTAGGTTTGATTTGAACCATTTCATAAACCAAAAATTTCAGTTTGGTTCAGTTTTGATTGTCCATTTTTGGTCTAAGCAACCCTGGATGGAGCCTGAGATAAACATTCAAGTCCTCTGTTGCAACAAACGAGGATTCTACCAGATTGGCGTTAGCTAGTTTAGTGTAGGATTGGAACTTGAACAGCAATGACATGACCTATCTAACAGGGGATGAAGCATTGTAACTGTTCCTAAGACCAAACCACAACAGTGGCAAAAGCACATGACTTTTGTCTTCCACTtatcttttcttgtttattaTCAACCCAAATCATGAAGAATGAAGCTAGTTCAGTATACATGACTGGCATATTCGCTTGTACCTGGGTAAATAATGGTAAACTCCAGTGTCAGAGGAAACTATTAAAAATGGGATTTATCCCATCCAATCATCAATTAGTTGCATTTTTCTGTCTGCCTCATGTTAATATCAAATCACTCACCTAATTTCACCAGCCCTACAGCTCATGCTTTAAAAGCATCTAGCTCAGGATACACACAATGAAGTTTGGTGTGCGGAGTGTGGAAGCAACATAGTTAATTTGAAGTGGCTGGGATTTCTTGAGTGGAGTCAAAATCTTGCTGTCGACTTGATGTAGTTTGTTCTGATTCAGTTACAGAAATTATAGAAATATCGTGTCTAATGATCCCGTACTTTATGTCTATTTGCACTTCCTAGTTCTcatataattttcaatttttaattctcTCGATCTTTTTCTTAGGTAACTTGCTCAGAGATATCACTCATTTCACATTTAATGAGTTGAGATTGGCGACAGATAACTTCCATTCAAGCAATAAGATAGGAAGAGGAGGTTTTGGAACAGTTTATAAGGTAGTCAGGTTCTGTATCTGCTCTTATTATGGTGCTTAATAGTACTTTAAAAGTTCAATGCAAATATTCTTTTTCCTAATGAAACTGATAATGAGCTCAATTCTTCATAATTGCTTCTGTGGAtatgcatgtaatttgattttgtCTTCATATATCAAGTTATTCTGCTAAAAGTCCCCGAGTGTTTCAAGAGAAAATACGAACATTCCATGTCTCATCCTTAACTACATCTATATGCTGGCAACATGTCTAGATTATTCTTCAGCTAAGTGTATCCACATGATTTGATTCATTAATGTCTCTCCATTTGTTTTCTGACCTCGAAATTGGGCGGCACTCAAATATGAGTCAATTAATACGTTGTATACAATCTGGTATTGTTATAGCATTTATGGACTGACTTACATTCTAGAGCATAAGTTAATATAATGAGTCACCGTTCTTTCGTTTAGTAATCTTAGAATATTACTTGAATTGTGTTGGTTTAGGGCAAGAGCTGAATTACACTATTTTGTATTGTGGAGTAATAAATGTAAAGAAGGGTGCTTTCCTTAATAAGTAACTAGTCCACTTTTAAGAAGTCATTTTGGTTGAGTGCACGGGTGATTTTCCATGTGTAATTATTATTGCATAATTCAATCACATTGTTTTTTTAGTAACTATGTTGTGGCTGATAGGGAACCCTAAGAAATGGAGTGCAAGTGGCTGTAAAGAAACTTTCTGCAACCTCAAAGCAGGGACTTGGTGAATTTGTTGCTGAGATCAATACTATAGCAACTGTCAGGCATCAGAACCTTGTTCAATTAATTGGTTGCTGTGTTGAACGCACAGACAGGATTTTGGTCTACGAATATTTAGAAAACAGCAGCCTGGATCGTGCATTATTAGGTATTTCGAAGAAAGCGAGAAGTCTGGCACAGAAACTATTATCACTTGCAGCACATTctaacttttccttctttgtcaGGCTTCGGCACAAAAGCTGCAAAAATAAAACTTGATTGGCAGAAAAGATCTGCTATTTGCCTGGGTACTGCAAGGGGTCTAGCTTTTCTGCATGAAGAATCGGTGCAGCATATTGTTCATAGGGACATCAAAGCTAGTAATATACTTCTTGATAAGGATTATAACCCAAAAATTGGAGACTTTGGGTTGGCCAAACTTTTCCCAGACGACATCACTCACATTAGCACAAGAATAGCAGGAACTACGTAAGTTCTTTCATCTTCTTATCTTCGATTCCACTTTAGGAAAACTCATCTTCTCATATCTTTCTGAGACTTGATCACCCTTATACCTCTGATACCAATCGCAAATCTGATTGGTCTGAATGGAGATACTATTTCCTCTGCAAATCACACTTTGATTCATTGCTTCCACTCTAGGTTCTCAAGCAGGAATTtcagaacaattttttttttttgactacTTGAGGAAACCTAAAAGCAATGGAAAAGAAGCATTTTCTATTCTGAATGTGTTGAGCATCCACGGAGCtacttgaaaaaatattttgtgtagCAGTCAGTATAATTCTAGATGCAGTCAGACACCTCATCATTTCTGAAATAGACAGCCAGGACAAA
The sequence above is drawn from the Rhodamnia argentea isolate NSW1041297 chromosome 9, ASM2092103v1, whole genome shotgun sequence genome and encodes:
- the LOC115739684 gene encoding cold-responsive protein kinase 1-like isoform X1 — its product is MSCNCIGFQSKRKTSSSASSSIQGIESNLLRDITHFTFNELRLATDNFHSSNKIGRGGFGTVYKGTLRNGVQVAVKKLSATSKQGLGEFVAEINTIATVRHQNLVQLIGCCVERTDRILVYEYLENSSLDRALLGFGTKAAKIKLDWQKRSAICLGTARGLAFLHEESVQHIVHRDIKASNILLDKDYNPKIGDFGLAKLFPDDITHISTRIAGTTGYLAPEYAFGGQLTLKADVYSFGIVVLEIISGRNSAKADWRGSQKFLLEEAWELYEKGALLELVDPDLEEYPEDEVIRYIKVAFFCTQAAASRRPLMSQVVDMLSKNIRLNEKELTAPGFYQDSGGSSGMPSSTKKSSTDSSYQMSSVPDTITHVTPR
- the LOC115739684 gene encoding cold-responsive protein kinase 1-like isoform X2 — protein: MSCNCIGFQSKRKTSSSASSSIQGIEATDNFHSSNKIGRGGFGTVYKGTLRNGVQVAVKKLSATSKQGLGEFVAEINTIATVRHQNLVQLIGCCVERTDRILVYEYLENSSLDRALLGFGTKAAKIKLDWQKRSAICLGTARGLAFLHEESVQHIVHRDIKASNILLDKDYNPKIGDFGLAKLFPDDITHISTRIAGTTGYLAPEYAFGGQLTLKADVYSFGIVVLEIISGRNSAKADWRGSQKFLLEEAWELYEKGALLELVDPDLEEYPEDEVIRYIKVAFFCTQAAASRRPLMSQVVDMLSKNIRLNEKELTAPGFYQDSGGSSGMPSSTKKSSTDSSYQMSSVPDTITHVTPR